The genomic stretch AGGCCAAAGCGGTTAACAAACGATAAGTGTTTTACAACTCCCACCGCGGTGGGAGTTGCCAGCCATGGATTAAATGGCTTCTTCATCCTCTTCACCAGTACGGATACGTACCACCCGCTCAACTTCTGTGACAAAGATTTTACCATCGCCAATTTTTCCGGTTTGTGCCGTTTTGACAATCACCTCAATGGCTCTGTCAACGTCTTCATCAGCGGTCACTATGTCTAGCTTTACCTTAGGCAAAAAATCAACCATGTACTCTGCACCACGGTATAACTCAGTGTGGCCTTTTTGGCGACCAAACCCTTTAACCTCACACACAGTCATGCCGGTAATGCCAACGTCAGAAAGCGCTTCTCTAACATCGTCTAGCTTAAATGGTTTAATTATTGCTTCTATTTTTTTCATGGCTATCTCGATTCCTTTGGTGTTGGGTCGATTTTAGACAATCAATCCTTGCAAGGCA from Pseudoalteromonas sp. UG3-2 encodes the following:
- the glnB gene encoding nitrogen regulatory protein P-II gives rise to the protein MKKIEAIIKPFKLDDVREALSDVGITGMTVCEVKGFGRQKGHTELYRGAEYMVDFLPKVKLDIVTADEDVDRAIEVIVKTAQTGKIGDGKIFVTEVERVVRIRTGEEDEEAI